The Coffea eugenioides isolate CCC68of chromosome 8, Ceug_1.0, whole genome shotgun sequence genome has a segment encoding these proteins:
- the LOC113780125 gene encoding cytosolic sulfotransferase 15-like, which yields MSSSTEVEQKDDHFEELFQRLQPKKPVAGGLVANYQGVWFYAELLQATLTFQKHFKAIDSDIMLATMPKSGTTWLKALTFSIVNRNNHSVDKSPLLFSNPHYLVPFLELYLYKDGNIPDIDSMPCPRILATHVPYQFLPSSILDCSNCRMIYLCRNPLDVFTSVLQFFLQNGHISSPSMSIDVPFEEFCQGIHAYGPFWDHCLGYWDASLKNPQKVLFLKYEDLKKDINSSVKKIADFLGYPFSAEEEEAGLVEEIAMLCSFENLKNLDCNKEGELPAAFRAKHSSFFRKAEVGDWVNVLTPSMANRLEKLFQEKLGESGLTLEINSK from the coding sequence ATGTCATCTTCAACTGAAGTGGAGCAAAAAGATGATCACTTTGAAGAGCTCTTCCAGAGGTTGCAACCAAAGAAGCCTGTAGCAGGGGGCCTGGTGGCTAATTACCAAGGCGTTTGGTTTTATGCAGAATTACTTCAAGCTACATTAACCTTTCAAAAGCACTTCAAAGCCATTGACTCTGACATTATGTTGGCCACCATGCCGAAATCAGGAACCACATGGCTTAAAGCCCTCACCTTCAGTATTGTTAACCGCAACAATCATTCAGTCGATAAGAGCCCTTTGCTCTTCTCCAACCCTCATTATCTCGTCCCTTTTCTCGAGCTATATCTGTACAAGGATGGTAATATTCCCGATATAGACTCTATGCCTTGCCCACGAATCCTCGCTACTCACGTCCCTTATCAATTCCTTCCTAGCAGCATCTTGGATTGTTCCAATTGTCGAATGATCTACCTGTGCCGAAACCCTTTGGATGTGTTCACTTCAGTGTTGCAATTCTTCCTGCAAAATGGTCATATTTCAAGCCCGTCGATGTCTATTGATGTAccttttgaagagttttgtcagGGCATACACGCGTATGGTCCATTTTGGGACCATTGTTTGGGATATTGGGATGCAAGCTTGAAAAACCCTCAAAAAGTGTTGTTTTTGAAGTATGAGGATTTAAAAAAGGATATCAATAGCTCCGTGAAGAAGATAGCTGACTTTTTAGGATATCCGTTTTCAGCTGAGGAAGAGGAAGCCGGTTTGGTTGAAGAGATAGCAATGCTCTGCAGCTTCGAAAATCTCAAGAATTTGGACTGTAACAAGGAAGGGGAGTTACCCGCCGCTTTTAGAGCTAAGCACAGTTCCTTTTTCAGGAAGGCAGAAGTTGGCGACTGGGTAAATGTACTAACTCCTTCCATGGCGAACCGACTTGAAAAATTGTTTCAAGAAAAGCTTGGGGAATCAGGGTTGACGCTGGAAATCAACAGCAAATAG
- the LOC113780126 gene encoding flavin-containing monooxygenase FMO GS-OX-like 5, translating into MFIGNNQITKKAVDDNRVGPLYKHIFPPALAPWLSFVGLPWKSKWIAGTLCGRLSLPSPKEMMADIQAFYSSMEASGTPKRYTHNMAGYQFEYDDWLAAQCGCLPTEEWRKQMYVETSMRKRSQPETYRDQWEDEHLVRQAQADFSQYFSKVPSS; encoded by the exons ATGTTCATAGGCAACAATCAAATAACAAAGAAAG CTGTGGATGATAACCGTGTGGGGCCACTTTACAAGCATATTTTTCCTCCAGCTTTAGCGCCATGGCTTTCATTCGTTGGGTTGCCGTGGAAG AGCAAGTGGATAGCTGGTACTCTGTGTGGTCGGCTTTCACTTCCTTCTCCCAAGGAGATGATGGCTGATATTCAAGCTTTCTACTCATCAATGGAAGCATCTGGCACTCCAAAGCGGTATACTCATAACATGGCTGGTTATCAG TTCGAATATGACGATTGGTTGGCTGCTCAGTGTGGTTGTCTGCCGACTGAAGAATGGAGAAAGCAGATGTATGTTGAAACTTCCATGAGAAAGAGGTCTCAGCCTGAGACATACAGAGACCAGTGGGAAGATGAACACTTGGTCAGACAGGCACAAGCTGATTTTTCACAGTACTTTTCAAAAGTTCCCAGTAGCTAG
- the LOC113780127 gene encoding uncharacterized protein LOC113780127, with protein sequence MRGEWRRKEQHEASNSRNEPNSKAWKVLWGLGIQHKLKHFIWRCLHGVLPVNEVIKRRIGSGEDKCRCCGEGTETLEHMFFFCRHSENIWKAAPIDWGGLKEFRHSFWHWWNSLMDAQDRIEGKNHIALTVNILWQLWKSKNQVQFNEMSNCPGRTSGKAVQEWAEYNEVRNGADNKEVMEKEQGAGISRWYPPPQGFIKLNTDAALGLKDRRIGWGVVARREDGEIVGVWAGGRAEMVSQQLRRP encoded by the coding sequence ATGAGAGGGGAATGGAGAAGGAAGGAACAACATGAGGCTAGTAATAGTAGGAATGAACCTAATTCTAAAGCTTGGAAGGTGCTGTGGGGTTTAGGTATTCAACATAAACTGAAACATTTTATATGGAGATGTTTACATGGTGTATTACCAGTCAATGAGGTGATCAAAAGGAGAATTGGTAGTGGGGAGGATAAATGCAGGTGCTGTGGGGAGGGGACAGAAACCTTGGAGCATATGTTCTTCTTTTGTAGACATTCTGAAAATATATGGAAGGCAGCTCCAATTGATTGGGGTGGGCTTAAAGAGTTTAGGCATAGTTTTTGGCATTGGTGGAATAGCTTGATGGATGCACAAGACAGAATAGAAGGGAAGAACCACATTGCTTTGACTGTGAACATACTTTGGCAGTTATGGAAATCAAAGAACCAAGTACAGTTCAATGAGATGAGCAACTGCCCAGGGAGAACATCAGGTAAGGCTGTGCAGGAGTGGGCTGAATATAATGAGGTGAGGAATGGGGCTGATAATAAGGAGGTAATGGAGAAAGAACAGGGGGCAGGGATTAGCAGATGGTATCCACCCCCTCAAGGCTTTATAAAACTAAACACTGATGCAGCCTTGGGTTTGAAGGATAGGAGGATTGGGTGGGGAGTAGTGGCCAGAAGGGAGGATGGGGAGATTGTGGGGGTTTGGGCAGGGGGGAGAGCAGAAATGGTATCCCAGCAGTTGAGGAGGCCTTAG
- the LOC113780128 gene encoding uncharacterized protein LOC113780128, whose protein sequence is MRAVVWNCRGAGSPLTVSQLEEVVRLHSPEVIFLAETKNKKDVMIKMKRRLKYDSLFVVEPRGKAGGLAVLWRKEIEVRRVLSTEFTIKLNVVGKGNEADWWFIGVYASSTDQVRAHQWKVIENRSTIWGSNWILAGDMNDIMSGDEKWGGKLRSENSFRDFRKFVNDNQLIDIGYEGIPWTWCNNWEEDGEVKERLDRILCSWDWRREHGKAKCVHLQNEASNHCMLLLDTEPKHRKWKQRFSFDKNWVQHKKVRGIIASAWGKQQRRSRGFRLKQKIKECRMALLQWRRHYNANAKTQIWRIKKEITEVHRGQQEDKKGRLSTLKKQLTEAYSNPRQVDAILSGIPQVITAQMNNKLTKPISEMEVRKAVFSLHPNKAPEPDDDTLIFCRASIKEAEQVKRILELYEAASGQKINTDKSSVFFSKNTEESNNAEILRLLGGMKQVDQSKYFGLPMVIGRSKRQVFNYIKERVMGKIKGWKEKLLSQAGKEVLLKSVILAMPAYAMSCCKLPKSLCQDISGEMARFWWGESEGKRKTHWVEWGKLAEIKGKGGLGFRDLLDFNSAMLAKMLWRILTQPNLLLSKVLKGKYFKGEAIWKTQIKAGDSWIWKSIMSAREVMERGVRKRVGDGTTVDIWKDRWIPGEGTGMVATPMPAGCKILKVHELIQNGKWNRAMMETLLSEEDCRKIEGIPISLCAGKDKLVWPFTKSGQYSVKTGYMLAR, encoded by the exons ATGAGAGCTGTGGTGTGGAACTGTCGAGGTGctgggagccccttgacagtttCCCAACTTGAGGAGGTTGTGAGACTCCACTCCCCTGAGGTAATTTTCTTAgctgaaactaaaaataaaaaagatgtTATGATTAAGATGAAGAGGAGATTGAAGTATGATAGTCTGTTTGTTGTTGAACCCAGAGGTAAGGCTGGAGGCTTGGCTGTACTTTGGAGAAAGGAGATAGAAGTTAGGAGAGTTTTGTCCACTGAGTTTACTATAAAGCTTAATGTGGTAGGGAAAGGGAATGAGGCAGATTGGTGGTTTATTGGGGTCTATGCTAGTAGTACTGATCAGGTAAGAGCACATCAGTGGAAAGTTATAGAAAATAGATCAACTATATGGGGTTCGAATTGGATCCTAGCAGGGGATATGAATGATATTATGTCTGGGGATGAGAAATGGGGTGGGAAGCTGAGAAGTGAGAATAGTTTTAGAGATTTTAGGAAATTTGTTAATGACAACCAGTTGATAGATATTGGTTATGAGGGGATCCCCTGGACCTGGTGTAATAATTGGGAGGAGGATGGGGAGGTCAAGGAAAGGTTAGATAGAATTCTGTGCAGTTGGGATTGGAGAAGGGAGCATGGTAAAGCTAAGTGTGTGCACCTGCAGAATGAGGCTTCTAACCACTGTATGTTGCTCTTGGATACTGAGCCAAAGCACAGAAAATGGAAACAGAGGTTTTCCTTTGATAAAAATTGGGTGCAGCATAAGAAGGTTAGGGGCATTATTGCTTCAGCATGGGGGAAACAGCAGAGGAGGTCTAGGGGTTTTaggctaaaacagaaaattaaagagTGTAGGATGGCATTGTTACAATGGAGGAGGCATTACAATGCCAATGCTAAAACACAAATATGGAGGATAAAGAAGGAAATAACTGAGGTTCATAGGGGACAGCAGGAAGATAAAAAGGGTAGGTTGAGTACCCTGAAAAAACAACTCACTGAGGCTTACAG TAATCCAAGGCAGGTTGATGCAATACTCAGTGGTATTCCTCAGGTAATCACAGCTCAAATGAATAACAAGCTCACCAAACCAATCTCTGAGATGGAAGTCAGGAAAGCTGTTTTTTCCTTACATCCCAATAAGGCCCCTGAACCTGATG ATGACACCCTTATCTTCTGTAGAGCCAGCATTAAGGAGGCTGAACAAGTGAAGAGGATCTTGGAGTTGTATGAAGCAGCATCAGGACAAAAGATTAACACAGATAAGTCATCTGTGTTCTTCAGCAAAAACACTGAGGAAAGCAATAATGCAGAGATCCTCAGATTATTAGGGGGAATGAAGCAGGTGGACCAGAGTAAGTATTTTGGGCTACCAATGGTGATTGGCAGATCTAAAAGACAAGTCTTCAATTATATCAAGGAAAGAGTGATGGGGAAGATCAAAGGGTGGAAAGAAAAGCTGTTGAGCCAGGCTGGGAAGGAAGTGCTGCTAAAGTCTGTGATACTAGCAATGCCTGCCTATGCTATGAGTTGCTGCAAGCTGCCTAAGAGCTTATGTCAGGATATAAGTGGTGAAATGGCTCGCTTTTGGTGGGGGGAGAGTGAGGGGAAGAGAAAGACTCACTGGGTGGAGTGGGGGAAGTTGGCtgaaataaaagggaaaggaggTTTAGGCTTTAGGGACTTGCTGGATTTTAATAGTGCCATGCTAGCTAAGATGTTATGGAGAATTCTGACACAGCCCAATCTGCTATTAAGCAAGGTGTTAAAGGGGAAATACTTCAAAGGGGAAGCAATTTGGAAGACACAGATAAAGGCAGGGGACTCTTGGATATGGAAGAGCATTATGAGTGCAAGGGAGGTGATGGAAAGAGGGGTTAGGAAGAGAGTTGGAGATGGCACAACTGTGGATATCTGGAAAGATAGGTGGATCCCAGGTGAAGGTACGGGTATGGTAGCCACTCCAATGCCTGCAGGCTGTAAAATCCTAAAGGTACATGAACTAATTCAAAACGGAAAGTGGAACAGAGCAATGATGGAAACTCTACTTAGTGAGGAAGACTGCAGGAAGATAGAAGGAATTCCAATTAGTTTATGTGCAGGGAAGGATAAGTTGGTGTGGCCATTTACAAAATCTGGGCAGTATTCTGTCAAAACAGGATATATGCTGGCCAGATAA